Proteins from one Acanthopagrus latus isolate v.2019 chromosome 18, fAcaLat1.1, whole genome shotgun sequence genomic window:
- the pcdh20 gene encoding protocadherin-20 produces MGHGTPDNMSWAGLLQSLLVAVHLRQIICDSVWFSIPEEQEPGILVGSLSKHFPPPYQLLTQEYVWMDKSTGNFYTTEQKMDREALCPEETKAEECIILHNALVGPSGDLIQFPVIIEDINDNAPHFENSEIHLRVSEDVTVGTSLFLDDQAQDRDAGPNGQMHYHLEDSGGVFSLKVEEDGNVIVLVVQTALDRETRDLYRMTVVATDCGSDPLSATAALIVTVTDVNDNCPSFSSDSPRRVTIPGDSSKNTLVAQVRATDPDSGPNAAIVYSLSPKVSERAKKLFSLDSLTGHIRLAQDLQSDNSEELLLKVLATGHHCPPADTQVTVSVLPKANQEPTIKIGFIAEHQNQTMVLPENQPPTVLAVLELKGGNSFKGSSLAIDSAGVPFTLSLQNGKFLLSTSEPLDYETTSEHNISLVAYRRSTDGSVIAQPMSVIRVMVADVNDNAPHFLHSHYELDVEENNPPGTTLLLVSASDADSGYNGKVTYRLDEHTPAIFNIDPTTGQLSVSASLDREQQGVHSLTVFARDSGSPPLESVATVSIRVLDQNDNAPAFLTPHFIFFIPENVPPFARVGVLGVTDPDEGENGNTELRVVNSSGPFVVDNTQGTLRTTTDLDRETEDRYELYLLASDHGLPAALTSTARITIFVEDINDNQPKVILPSSNASCLTISPETITGTMITKIYAIDEDSGLNSEITYTVAAPEQNISPFQVDSRSGNITVAQQLLHKDLGMHHLFIVVRDGGKPAPLYTTVWVNLLVNESVEPCHLDREPTWTGRPDLVQTPSKAPICEVEDTRSPPLILLVSVGMMLASLCLFVVTAVLYLKRRRGSAQQSERWRAEENEIPLRLKDKYYSDD; encoded by the exons ATGGGCCATGGGACTCCTGATAATATGAGCTGGGCTGGACTACTGCAG AGTCTGCTGGTTGCGGTCCATCTCAGGCAGATCATATGCGATTCTGTCTGGTTTTCCATCCCGGAGGAGCAGGAGCCGGGCATTCTGGTCGGGTCACTTAGTAAACACTTTCCACCTCCGTACCAGCTCCTGACCCAGGAGTATGTATGGATGGACAAAAGCACTGGCAATTTCTACACCACTGAGCAAAAGATGGATCGTGAGGCCCTCTGCCCTGAGGAGACAAAAGCTGAGGAATGCATTATTCTACACAATGCCCTTGTGGGGCCCTCAGGAGACCTTATACAGTTTCCTGTGATCATAGAAGACATCAATGACAATGCGCCTCATTTCGAAAATAGTGAAATACACCTAAGGGTGTCTGAGGATGTCACTGTGGGGACCAGTCTCTTTTTGGATGACCAGGCTCAGGACAGGGATGCTGGACCTAATGGCCAGATGCATTACCACTTAGAAGACTCTGGTGgagttttcagtttaaaagtcGAGGAAGACGGGAATGTCATTGTGCTGGTCGTGCAAACAGCTCTGGATAGGGAGACACGAGACCTGTATCGGATGACGGTGGTGGCCACCGACTGCGGCTCAGACCCTTTAAGTGCCACAGCGGCTTTAATAGTCACAGTGACAGATGTTAATGACAACTGTCCAAGCTTTAGCTCCGACAGCCCCCGCAGAGTCACCATCCCTGGAGACTCCTCCAAGAACACGCTGGTTGCTCAGGTCAGGGCCACAGACCCAGATTCAGGCCCGAATGCTGCCATCGTTTACTCCCTCAGTCCCAAAGTCTCAGAGCGGGCCAAGAAGCTCTTTAGTCTCGACAGCCTCACTGGGCACATCAGACTAGCACAGGACCTTCAGAGTGACAactcagaggagctgctgttgaaAGTGCTAGCGACTGGCCATCACTGCCCCCCAGCAGACACTCAGGTAACCGTATCCGTGCTCCCCAAGGCGAACCAAGAACCGACGATCAAGATCGGGTTCATAGCAGAGCATCAAAACCAGACTATGGTGTTACCAGAGAACCAGCCCCCCACTGTCTTAGCCGTTTTAGAGCTCAAGGGCGGCAACAGCTTTAAAGGCTCATCTCTTGCCATCGACAGCGCAGGAGTGCCTTTCACTTTGAGCCTGCAGAATGGCAAATTTCTGCTTTCCACATCAGAGCCCCTAGACTATGAGACAACAAGTGAGCATAATATTTCTCTGGTAGCGTATCGCAGATCAACTGATGGAAGTGTGATTGCACAACCCATGAGTGTGATCAGGGTTATGGTGGCAGATGTCAATGATAATGCCCCACATTTCCTCCACTCTCACTATGAGTTGGACGTCGAGGAAAACAACCCGCCAGGGACAACGCTGCTACTGGTCTCAGCTTCAGATGCAGACAGTGGATACAACGGCAAGGTGACCTACAGGCTGGACGAACACACACCTGCCATCTTTAATATTGACCCCACGACAGGTCAACTGTCTGTATCAGCCTCTCTGGATAGGGAACAGCAGGGCGTACACAGCCTCACTGTGTTTGCTAGAGATAGCGGCTCTCCTCCCCTGGAGTCAGTTGCTACAGTATCCATTCGTGTTCTGGACCAGAATGACAATGCACCTGCTTTTCTCACCCCTCACTTCATCTTTTTCATCCCTGAGAATGTACCACCGTTCGCCCGGGTGGGGGTGCTTGGGGTGACGGACCCAGACGAAGGGGAGAACGGGAACACAGAGTTGCGTGTTGTAAACAGCAGCGGACCTTTTGTTGTGGATAACACTCAGGGGACACTGCGCACCACCACCGACTTGGACCGCGAGACAGAGGACCGCTATGAACTCTACCTGCTGGCCAGCGATCACGGACTGCCGGCCGCTTTGACTTCCACTGCCAGAATAACTATCTTTGTGGAGGACATCAATGACAACCAGCCGAAAGTGATCCTTCCCAGCAGCAACGCCTCATGTCTGACCATCTCTCCAGAAACTATCACAGGCACCATGATAACAAAGATCTATGCCATCGATGAGGACTCGGGCCTGAATTCAGAGATTACGTACACTGTTGCAGCGCCAGAGCAAAACATAAGCCCCTTCCAGGTGGATTCAAGGTCAGGGAACATCACCGTAGCTCAGCAACTTCTACACAAGGACCTGGGAATGCATCATCTGTTCATTGTGGTCAGAGATGGGGGGAAACCAGCCCCACTTTACACCACTGTCTGGGTGAATCTGTTGGTCAATGAGAGTGTGGAGCCCTGCCACTTGGACAGGGAGCCCACCTGGACAGGGAGACCTGACTTGGTTCAAACCCCCTCAAAGGCCCCCATCTGCGAGGTGGAGGACACCAGATCTCCTCCACTAATACTGTTAGTCAGTGTGGGTATGATGCTAGCGTCgctatgtttgtttgtggtgacagctgtgttaTACCTGAAACGGAGGAGAGGGAGTGCACAGCAGAGCGAGAGGTGGCGCGCTGAGGAGAATGAGATTCCACTCAGGCTCAAAGACAAATATTACTCTGATGACTAA
- the plp1a gene encoding proteolipid protein 1a isoform X1, producing MGCYDCCMRCLGGIPYCSLVATLLCFSGIALFCGCGHQALTETERLIETYFARNLQDYITLAYIIQYFQYVIYGLASFFFLYCIVLLAEGFYTTSAARQTFGEFRSTMCGRCLSSSFIVVTYVLAVLWLMVFAFAALPVYFFYNMSATCHTIDILTETPASINQLCVDARQYGLLPWNAVPGKACGITLSTVCKTREYQMTYDLYIAAFAGAGITLLALVHCSLRLAVNQVYLRKLRHRAKEESRGHNLFGRLQRDRGRILCSPYPANPPDIS from the exons ATGG GTTGCTATGACTGCTGTATGCGCTGTTTGGGTGGGATACCATACTGCTCCCTGGTTGCcacactgctgtgtttctctggCATCGCCCTCTTCTGCGGTTGCGGACACCAGGCGCTCACGGAGACGGAGAGGCTCATCGAGACATACTTCGCCCGTAACCTTCAGGACTACATCACCCTCGCCTACAT CATTCAATATTTCCAGTATGTCATCTACGGTTTggcctcctttttcttcctctactGCATCGTGCTGTTGGCGGAGGGCTTCTACACCACAAGCGCTGCCAGGCAAACCTTCGGAGAGTTCAGGAGCACCATGTGTGGCCGCTGCCTCAGCTCCTCG TTTATCGTGGTGACGTATGTGCTGGCCGTGCTGTGGCTGATGGTGTTCGCCTTCGCGGCCCTGCCGGTCTACTTCTTCTACAACATGAGCGCCACCTGCCACACCATCGACATTCTGACTGAGACGCCAGCGAGCATCAACCAGCTGTGTGTTGATGCGAGGCAATATG GGCTCCTGCCGTGGAACGCAGTGCCAGGGAAAGCTTGTGGTATAACTCTGTCCACTGTGTGCAAGACCAGAGAG TACCAGATGACCTATGACCTCTACATTGCTGCCTTCGCCGGTGCGGGCATCACTCTCTTGGCTCTG GTGCACTGTTCCCTCCGCTTGGCTGTGAACCAGGTGTATCTGAGGAAGCTGAGACACAGGGCGAAAGAAGAGAGTAGAGGCCACAACCTGTTTgggaggctgcagagagacagaggacgGATACTGTGCTCTCCGTACCCTGCTAACCCACCTGATATCTCCTGA
- the plp1a gene encoding proteolipid protein 1a isoform X2, whose amino-acid sequence MGCYDCCMRCLGGIPYCSLVATLLCFSGIALFCGCGHQALTETERLIETYFARNLQDYITLAYIIQYFQYVIYGLASFFFLYCIVLLAEGFYTTSAARQTFGEFRSTMCGRCLSSSFIVVTYVLAVLWLMVFAFAALPVYFFYNMSATCHTIDILTETPASINQLCVDARQYGLLPWNAVPGKACGITLSTVCKTREYQMTYDLYIAAFAGAGITLLALLTYTVSTTYNFAVLRYLGRKGISARC is encoded by the exons ATGG GTTGCTATGACTGCTGTATGCGCTGTTTGGGTGGGATACCATACTGCTCCCTGGTTGCcacactgctgtgtttctctggCATCGCCCTCTTCTGCGGTTGCGGACACCAGGCGCTCACGGAGACGGAGAGGCTCATCGAGACATACTTCGCCCGTAACCTTCAGGACTACATCACCCTCGCCTACAT CATTCAATATTTCCAGTATGTCATCTACGGTTTggcctcctttttcttcctctactGCATCGTGCTGTTGGCGGAGGGCTTCTACACCACAAGCGCTGCCAGGCAAACCTTCGGAGAGTTCAGGAGCACCATGTGTGGCCGCTGCCTCAGCTCCTCG TTTATCGTGGTGACGTATGTGCTGGCCGTGCTGTGGCTGATGGTGTTCGCCTTCGCGGCCCTGCCGGTCTACTTCTTCTACAACATGAGCGCCACCTGCCACACCATCGACATTCTGACTGAGACGCCAGCGAGCATCAACCAGCTGTGTGTTGATGCGAGGCAATATG GGCTCCTGCCGTGGAACGCAGTGCCAGGGAAAGCTTGTGGTATAACTCTGTCCACTGTGTGCAAGACCAGAGAG TACCAGATGACCTATGACCTCTACATTGCTGCCTTCGCCGGTGCGGGCATCACTCTCTTGGCTCTG CTCACCTATACTGTCTCAACCACCTATAACTTTGCGGTCTTGAGGTATCTGGGGAGAAAGGGCATAAGTGCACGGTGTTAG
- the rab9b gene encoding ras-related protein Rab-9B, translating to MMSGKSLLLKVILLGDGGVGKSSLMNRYVTDRFDSQSFHTIGVEFLNRDLEVDGRLVTLQIWDTAGQERFKSLRTPFYRGADCCLLTFAVNDLQSFQNLGCWKKEFMFYSDVKDPERFPFVVLGNKVDMEQREVGEGEARAWCEENGCCPYFETSAKDDTNVTAAFEAAVREVLAAEDQIDHALLSSTIDLHGNRKTSRGSCC from the coding sequence ATGATGAGTGGGAAGAGCCTACTGCTGAAGGTGATCCTGCTGGGGGACGGTGGTGTCGGCAAGTCCTCCCTAATGAACCGCTATGTCACTGACCGCTTCGACTCCCAGTCCTTTCACACCATCGGCGTGGAGTTCCTCAACCGGGACCTGGAGGTGGACGGGCGCCTGGTTACTCTTCAGATCTGGGACACAGCGGGCCAGGAGCGCTTCAAGTCCCTGCGCACGCCCTTCTACCGAGGGGCCGACTGCTGCCTGCTCACGTTTGCCGTGAACGACCTGCAGAGCTTCCAGAACCTCGGCTGCTGGAAGAAGGAGTTCATGTTCTACTCAGATGTTAAAGACCCTGAGCGGTTCCCTTTTGTGGTACTAGGAAACAAGGTTGACAtggagcagagggaggtgggggagggcGAAGCACGGGCCTGGTGCGAGGAGAATGGCTGCTGCCCTTACTTTGAGACCAGCGCTAAGGATGACACTAATGTCACGGCTGCGTTCGAGGCAGCTGTCAGGGAGGTTCTGGCTGCCGAGGACCAGATTGACCATGCACTACTGAGTAGTACTATCGATCTCCATGGCAACCGCAAAACCTCACGTGGGTCTTGCTGCTGA
- the fut11 gene encoding alpha-(1,3)-fucosyltransferase 11 isoform X1 — protein MNVIFKTQQKSQDAFHDLYNRLGKESCATTKKTTTGASQVDELTLETTTAPAQTTDTHQLVVNCSWRLKLSTHFCRSSLQNCLWRASEQMLTRNRNRIKKLAPSCVRCCDRKMAGRHRVLPCVCLGLFGVLGWVWVSFASFPDDQLALEALDAVDRGAFQPQSALSEMEFASISSYRGPGNRDYRSNKELPIILWWSGGLFPHFPGDTERIDCATSSCLVTSNRKVQLYKRTASIIFYGTDFRAYEAPLPRLRHQTWALFHEESPMNNYFLSHGPGIKLFNYTATFRRESDYPLTLQWLPSLEYLLTPVAVSLEQKNQLRRQGLAPVLYMQSHCDVPSDRNRYVQELMKYIQVDSYGKCLNNKPLPEHLEDTATATGEEHTFMNFVARYKFHLALENGVCPDYMTEKLWRPLHQGSVPVYRGSSVVADWMPNDHSAIVIDDFPSPKALAEFLKRLDENDEEYLKYLEFKNPRRITNTRLLEALETREWGVNDMSKPNYLNGFECYVCDQENTRLAAERAYRKSPKKNRPPQPKMANNSHMGCPLPSPGYGDVKDLPADDGWLQIWPQDYWQSLDQAEGLESLIRHNESDPSLLWKHIQNIAVSRARGKH, from the exons ATGAACGTTatctttaaaacacaacaaaaaagccaGGATGCATTTCATGACCTCTATAACAGGTTAGGTAAGGAGTCCTGcgccacaacaaaaaaaacaacaacaggggCGAGTCAGGTTGATGAGCTAACTCTGGAAACAACCACTGCACCTGCGCAGACCACAGACACGCACCAGCTTGTTGTCAACTGTAGCTGGAGGCTAAAACTATCAACACACTTCTGTCGAAGCTCCCTGCAAAACTGTTTATGGCGTGCTTCGGAGCAAATGCTGACTAGGAACcgaaacag GATAAAGAAACTCGCTCCTTCATGTGTCCGCTGCTGTGACAGGAAG atGGCAGGTAGGCACAGGGTTTTGCCCTGTGTATGTCTGGGGCTGTTTGGTGTCCTGGGCTGGGTCTGGGTCTCCTTCGCCTCCTTTCCAGACGACCAACTTGCCCTGGAGGCCTTGGATGCAGTGGACCGAGGAGCCTTTCAGCCACAGAGTGCCCTATCAGAGATGGAGTTTGCCTCCATCAGCTCGTACAGAGGACCTGGCAACAGGGACTACCGCAGCAACAAGGAGCTGCCCATTATCCTCTGGTGGAGCGGAGGACTGTTCCCACATTTTCCCGGTGACACCGAACGCATAGACTGTGCCACATCCTCCTGCCTGGTCACAAGCAACCGCAAG GTCCAGCTGTACAAACGGACAGCATCCATCATCTTTTATGGAACAGACTTCAGGGCGTACGAGGCGCCGCTCCCTCGTCTCCGTCACCAGACGTGGGCACTGTTCCATGAAGAGTCCCCCATGAATAACTACTTCCTCTCCCATGGACCAGGGATCAAGCTGTTCAACTACACTGCCACGTTTCGCAGGGAGTCGGACTACCCTCTGACCCTGCAGTGGCTGCCCTCTCTGGAGTACCTGCTGACGCCCGTGGCCGTGTCCCTGGAGCAGAAGAACCAGCTGAGGAGGCAGGGCCTGGCTCCTGTGCTCTACATGCAGTCCCACTGCGATGTGCCATCAGACAGAAACCGATACGTCCAGGAGCTCATGAAGTACATTCAG GTCGACTCCTACGGGAAATGCCTGAACAACAAACCCCTGCCCGAACATCTGGAGGACACGGCCACGGCAACCGGCGAAGAACACACCTTCATGAATTTTGTTGCACGCTACAAGTTTCACCTTGCGCTTGAAAACGGCGTGTGTCCGGATTACATGACGGAGAAGCTGTGGCGGCCTCTCCACCAGGGCTCTGTGCCCGTCTACCGGGGCTCCTCCGTGGTGGCAGACTGGATGCCCAACGACCACTCCGCCATCGTCATCGACGACTTCCCCTCGCCGAAAGCTCTCGCTGAGTTCCTCAAACGTCTCGATGAGAACGACGAAGAATACTTGAAATATTTAGAGTTCAAGAACCCCAGACGGATTACCAACACTCGTCTGCTGGAGGCTCTAGAGACCCGCGAGTGGGGGGTCAACGACATGAGTAAACCCAACTACCTGAATGGATTTGAATGTTACGTTTGTGACCAGGAGAACACACGGCTGGCGGCAGAGAGAGCATATAGGAAATCCCCGAAGAAGAACCGACCTCCTCAACCTAAAATGGCTAACAACTCTCACATGGGGTGCCCTCTGCCCAGCCCGGGGTATGGCGATGTCAAAGACCTACCTGCAGACGATGG ATGGTTGCAAATATGGCCTCAGGATTACTGGCAGAGCCTGGACCAAGCAGAGGGGCTGGAGTCTCTGATAAGACATAACGAGTCAGACCCTTCGCTGCTGTGGAAGCACATCCAAAACATCGCTGTGAGCAGAgccagaggaaaacactga
- the fut11 gene encoding alpha-(1,3)-fucosyltransferase 11 isoform X2, giving the protein MAGRHRVLPCVCLGLFGVLGWVWVSFASFPDDQLALEALDAVDRGAFQPQSALSEMEFASISSYRGPGNRDYRSNKELPIILWWSGGLFPHFPGDTERIDCATSSCLVTSNRKVQLYKRTASIIFYGTDFRAYEAPLPRLRHQTWALFHEESPMNNYFLSHGPGIKLFNYTATFRRESDYPLTLQWLPSLEYLLTPVAVSLEQKNQLRRQGLAPVLYMQSHCDVPSDRNRYVQELMKYIQVDSYGKCLNNKPLPEHLEDTATATGEEHTFMNFVARYKFHLALENGVCPDYMTEKLWRPLHQGSVPVYRGSSVVADWMPNDHSAIVIDDFPSPKALAEFLKRLDENDEEYLKYLEFKNPRRITNTRLLEALETREWGVNDMSKPNYLNGFECYVCDQENTRLAAERAYRKSPKKNRPPQPKMANNSHMGCPLPSPGYGDVKDLPADDGWLQIWPQDYWQSLDQAEGLESLIRHNESDPSLLWKHIQNIAVSRARGKH; this is encoded by the exons atGGCAGGTAGGCACAGGGTTTTGCCCTGTGTATGTCTGGGGCTGTTTGGTGTCCTGGGCTGGGTCTGGGTCTCCTTCGCCTCCTTTCCAGACGACCAACTTGCCCTGGAGGCCTTGGATGCAGTGGACCGAGGAGCCTTTCAGCCACAGAGTGCCCTATCAGAGATGGAGTTTGCCTCCATCAGCTCGTACAGAGGACCTGGCAACAGGGACTACCGCAGCAACAAGGAGCTGCCCATTATCCTCTGGTGGAGCGGAGGACTGTTCCCACATTTTCCCGGTGACACCGAACGCATAGACTGTGCCACATCCTCCTGCCTGGTCACAAGCAACCGCAAG GTCCAGCTGTACAAACGGACAGCATCCATCATCTTTTATGGAACAGACTTCAGGGCGTACGAGGCGCCGCTCCCTCGTCTCCGTCACCAGACGTGGGCACTGTTCCATGAAGAGTCCCCCATGAATAACTACTTCCTCTCCCATGGACCAGGGATCAAGCTGTTCAACTACACTGCCACGTTTCGCAGGGAGTCGGACTACCCTCTGACCCTGCAGTGGCTGCCCTCTCTGGAGTACCTGCTGACGCCCGTGGCCGTGTCCCTGGAGCAGAAGAACCAGCTGAGGAGGCAGGGCCTGGCTCCTGTGCTCTACATGCAGTCCCACTGCGATGTGCCATCAGACAGAAACCGATACGTCCAGGAGCTCATGAAGTACATTCAG GTCGACTCCTACGGGAAATGCCTGAACAACAAACCCCTGCCCGAACATCTGGAGGACACGGCCACGGCAACCGGCGAAGAACACACCTTCATGAATTTTGTTGCACGCTACAAGTTTCACCTTGCGCTTGAAAACGGCGTGTGTCCGGATTACATGACGGAGAAGCTGTGGCGGCCTCTCCACCAGGGCTCTGTGCCCGTCTACCGGGGCTCCTCCGTGGTGGCAGACTGGATGCCCAACGACCACTCCGCCATCGTCATCGACGACTTCCCCTCGCCGAAAGCTCTCGCTGAGTTCCTCAAACGTCTCGATGAGAACGACGAAGAATACTTGAAATATTTAGAGTTCAAGAACCCCAGACGGATTACCAACACTCGTCTGCTGGAGGCTCTAGAGACCCGCGAGTGGGGGGTCAACGACATGAGTAAACCCAACTACCTGAATGGATTTGAATGTTACGTTTGTGACCAGGAGAACACACGGCTGGCGGCAGAGAGAGCATATAGGAAATCCCCGAAGAAGAACCGACCTCCTCAACCTAAAATGGCTAACAACTCTCACATGGGGTGCCCTCTGCCCAGCCCGGGGTATGGCGATGTCAAAGACCTACCTGCAGACGATGG ATGGTTGCAAATATGGCCTCAGGATTACTGGCAGAGCCTGGACCAAGCAGAGGGGCTGGAGTCTCTGATAAGACATAACGAGTCAGACCCTTCGCTGCTGTGGAAGCACATCCAAAACATCGCTGTGAGCAGAgccagaggaaaacactga